In Clostridium sp. DL-VIII, the following proteins share a genomic window:
- the lepB gene encoding signal peptidase I, which translates to MALLKKAFKNLAYPVLIAIIIAFGTIQFLFFKTKVPTMSMDPTIKVGDNILVTRIYNLNNIKRGDILVFNSNELNERLIKRVIGLPEETVKIKDDGKVLINDNELQEPYVKYPGGKSGIFKVPEGEYFFMGDNRENSYDGRYWRYGYISAKDIKGKAQFIIFPFNRVGLLK; encoded by the coding sequence ATGGCATTGTTAAAGAAAGCTTTTAAAAATTTAGCATATCCAGTTTTGATTGCAATAATTATTGCATTTGGTACTATTCAATTTTTATTTTTTAAAACTAAGGTTCCTACTATGTCTATGGATCCAACAATTAAGGTTGGAGACAATATTTTAGTAACCAGAATATATAACCTTAACAATATAAAAAGAGGAGACATACTTGTATTTAATTCTAATGAATTGAACGAGCGTTTGATAAAAAGAGTAATAGGTCTGCCTGAGGAAACTGTAAAGATAAAAGATGATGGTAAAGTTTTAATAAACGATAATGAACTTCAAGAGCCTTATGTAAAATACCCAGGAGGAAAATCGGGAATTTTTAAAGTTCCAGAAGGTGAATACTTCTTTATGGGAGATAATAGAGAAAATTCGTACGATGGAAGATACTGGAGATATGGTTACATATCTGCTAAGGACATAAAGGGAAAAGCGCAATTTATTATTTTTCCATTTAACAGAGTGGGATTATTAAAATAG